The Lonchura striata isolate bLonStr1 chromosome 5, bLonStr1.mat, whole genome shotgun sequence genome window below encodes:
- the FMC1 gene encoding protein FMC1 homolog encodes MAAPGAPLRTLRALLRELRRAAGRSYRDSPAYRHVLAAFRAHRVTSEKLCRAQQELHFQAATYLCLLRSVREHEALHREYHGRGERSPQEVAGLVGFRLPQQPGGKG; translated from the exons ATggcggccccgggagccccgctgCGCACCCTGCGCGCGCTCCTGCGCGAGCTGCGGCGCGCCGCCGGCCGCTCCTATCGCGACAGCCCCGCCTATCGGCACGTGCTCGCGGCCTTCCGCGCGCACCGG GTGACCAGCGAGAAGCTGTGCCGggcccagcaggagctgcacttCCAGGCCGCCACCTACCTGTGCCTGCTGCGCAGCGTCCGGGAGCACGAGGCCCTGCACCGCGAGTACCACGGCAGGGGCGAGCGCTCGCCCCAGGAGGTCGCCGGGCTGGTGGGCTTCAGACTGCCTCAGCAGCCGGGAGGGAAGGGCTGA